In one Buchnera aphidicola (Uroleucon sonchi) genomic region, the following are encoded:
- the purH gene encoding bifunctional phosphoribosylaminoimidazolecarboxamide formyltransferase/IMP cyclohydrolase, translating into MLPNNLIKNALISVSDKTNIVTIAKKLIKNEIKLFSTNGTADILKKNNIPVTKISDYTKFPEIMNGRIKTLHPKIMGGILRRTDKDEQIMKLYHIVPIDIVIVNFYPFENKKTSMSQDNINDAINNIDIGGPTLVRAAAKNYQNVIIIVDVNDINNIIASIQNNTMDIKTRFNLASKAFAYTSSYEKIISEYFIKNNNFNKQHNTNLFPKIIHFSFIKKQDLRYGENHHQKASFYVEQDILPNGTISTAQKIQGKTLSYNNMIDADIALECVKEFKKPTCVIVKHGNPCGVSTSNCILDAYLSAYHADPISSFGGIIAFNDILDIKTAQAIIDTQFIEVIIAPGIHILAEKILKTKKNIRILITGEFKNNIKGLDLKRITNGLLVQEYDIHDINHKKWTIVSQRIPTQIELKDAIFCWTVAKFVKSNAIVYGRNQVTLSIGAGQMSRIDSTKLANIKAQDQGYNTFGATMASDAFFPFRDGIDSAASIGISCIIQPGGSIRDQEIIQSANEHNIAMIFTNKRHFKH; encoded by the coding sequence ATGTTACCAAACAATCTTATAAAAAATGCTTTAATTAGTGTGTCAGATAAAACAAATATTGTAACAATTGCAAAAAAATTAATTAAAAATGAAATAAAATTATTTTCAACCAATGGCACTGCAGATATTTTAAAAAAAAATAATATACCAGTAACAAAAATATCAGATTATACAAAGTTTCCTGAAATTATGAATGGACGTATAAAAACTTTACATCCTAAAATTATGGGTGGTATTTTAAGAAGAACAGACAAAGATGAACAAATTATGAAGCTATATCATATTGTACCTATAGATATAGTTATTGTGAATTTTTATCCTTTTGAAAATAAAAAAACGAGTATGTCACAAGATAATATTAATGATGCTATAAATAATATTGATATTGGAGGCCCTACATTAGTACGAGCAGCGGCAAAAAACTATCAAAATGTTATTATTATTGTAGATGTTAATGATATTAACAATATCATTGCATCTATTCAAAACAATACTATGGACATAAAAACAAGGTTTAATTTAGCATCTAAAGCCTTTGCATATACATCATCTTACGAAAAAATTATTTCAGAATATTTTATTAAAAATAATAATTTTAATAAACAACATAATACTAATTTATTTCCTAAAATAATACATTTTTCTTTTATAAAAAAACAAGATTTAAGATATGGTGAAAATCATCATCAAAAAGCATCTTTTTATGTAGAACAAGATATCTTACCAAATGGAACAATTAGCACTGCACAAAAAATACAAGGAAAAACTTTATCATATAATAATATGATAGATGCTGATATCGCATTAGAATGTGTAAAAGAATTTAAAAAGCCAACATGTGTTATTGTGAAACACGGAAATCCATGTGGTGTCTCAACCAGTAATTGCATTTTAGACGCATATTTATCAGCATATCATGCTGATCCTATTTCATCATTTGGTGGAATTATTGCTTTTAACGATATTTTAGATATTAAAACAGCTCAAGCTATCATTGATACACAATTTATTGAAGTTATAATTGCTCCTGGAATTCATATATTAGCAGAAAAAATATTAAAAACTAAAAAAAATATTAGAATATTAATTACTGGTGAATTTAAAAATAATATAAAAGGATTAGATTTAAAAAGAATTACAAATGGATTACTTGTACAAGAATATGATATACATGATATAAATCATAAAAAATGGACTATTGTTAGTCAGCGAATTCCAACACAAATAGAATTGAAAGATGCTATTTTTTGCTGGACTGTTGCTAAATTTGTCAAATCAAATGCAATTGTATATGGACGTAATCAAGTCACACTTAGTATAGGAGCAGGTCAAATGAGCAGAATTGATTCTACTAAACTAGCAAATATAAAAGCACAAGATCAAGGTTATAATACTTTTGGAGCTACTATGGCTTCTGATGCTTTTTTCCCGTTTAGAGATGGTATTGATAGCGCAGCTTCTATTGGTATTAGTTGTATTATTCAACCAGGAGGATCAATACGCGATCAAGAAATTATTCAATCTGCAAATGAACATAATATAGCAATGATTTTTACTAATAAGCGTCATTTTAAACATTAA
- a CDS encoding HU family DNA-binding protein, which yields MNKTQLINVISKKSNVSKTQAKLTLDTTLSTIIDSLKKGESVQIVGFGTFKVNLRSSRIGRNPQTGKEIQIPATKVPSFTSGKTLKNAIK from the coding sequence ATGAATAAAACTCAATTAATTAATGTAATATCTAAAAAATCCAATGTATCTAAAACACAAGCTAAACTCACCTTAGACACCACATTATCTACTATTATTGACTCTTTAAAAAAAGGAGAATCTGTACAAATAGTTGGTTTTGGTACCTTTAAAGTTAATTTAAGATCATCTCGTATAGGAAGAAACCCTCAAACAGGTAAAGAAATACAAATTCCTGCTACTAAAGTGCCAAGTTTTACATCTGGTAAAACGTTAAAAAATGCAATTAAATGA
- the rpoC gene encoding DNA-directed RNA polymerase subunit beta', which translates to MKDLLKFLKSQTKNEDFDAIKISLASPDMIRSWSFGEVKKPETINYRTFKPERDGLFCARIFGPVKDYECLCGKYKRLKHRGVICEKCGVEVTQSKVRRERMGHIELSSPTAHIWFLKSLPSRIGLLLDMPLRDIERVLYFESYVVIETGMTNLEKYQILTEEQYLDALEEFGDEFHATMGAEAIQFLLKDINLIQVCNTLRLELNETNSETKRKKLTKRIKLLESFIQSHNKPEWMILNVLPVLPPDLRPLVPLDGGRFATSDLNDLYRRVINRNNRLKRLLDLSAPDIIVRNEKRMLQEAVDALLDNGRRGRAITGSNKRPLKSLADMIKGKQGRFRQNLLGKRVDYSGRSVITVGPYLHLHQCGLPKKMALELFKPFIYGKLEVRGLATTIKAAKKMVEREESVVWDILDEVIREHPVLLNRAPTLHRLGIQAFEPVLIEGKAIQLHPLVCAAYNADFDGDQMAVHVPLTLESQLESRALMMSTNNILSPANGEPIIVPSQDVVLGLYYMTREKINSKGEGMLLNSANEAEKVYRLGIAELHAAVKVRIVEYKKNENQSFTAIKKIVSTTIGRAILWMIIPKGLPFNIINHTLGKKDISKMLNTCYRILGIKPTVFFADQIMYTGFAYAARSGSSVGIDDMVIPDKKANIINEAEIEVAEIQEQFQSGLVTAGERYNKVIDIWAAANERVAKAMMKNLSTESVINKTGIRQKQTSFNSIFMMADSGARGSAAQIRQLAGMRGLMAKPDGSIIETPITANFREGLNVLQYFISTHGARKGLADTALKTANSGYLTRRLVDVAQDLVITQDDCQTYEGIVMTPLIEGGDVKEPLRERVLGRVTANDINIPNTKNTLIKRNTLLNEQLCDLLQKNSIDTVKVRSVVNCDTDFGVCAYCYGRDLARGNLVNKGEAIGVIAAQSIGEPGTQLTMRTFHIGGAASRAAAESSIQVRTQGIIHLNNAKSVKNSDGKIIITSRNVALNIIDHFGRTQESYKVPYGAVMAKGDGEKVHSGETVAKWDPHTIPVITEVNGFVRFIDMIDGQSITRQADELTGLSSIVILDTAERMSIGKDLRPALKITDISGNDVLISGTDMPAQYFLPGKAIVQLEDGVKISSGDTLARVPQESGGTKDITGGLPRVADLFEARRPKESAILAEINGIISFGKETKGKRRLIITPVNGNDSYEEMIPKWRQLNVFEGERVEKGDIISDGPESPHDILRLRGVEAVTKYIVNEVQEVYRLQGVKINDKHIEVIIRQMLRKATIVKSGDSIFLEGEQVEFSRIKIANRILEKNKKIPASFLRDLLGITKASLATESFVSAASFQETTRVLTESAVAGKKDELRGLKENVIVGRLIPAGTGYAYHTERFNRRQKKHNNPIVSSSQFNAEEASASLSELLNSTLTEK; encoded by the coding sequence GTGAAAGATTTACTAAAATTTCTTAAATCTCAAACTAAAAATGAAGATTTTGATGCCATTAAAATTTCATTAGCTTCACCAGATATGATTAGATCTTGGTCTTTTGGTGAGGTTAAAAAACCTGAAACTATTAATTACCGCACATTTAAACCTGAACGAGATGGATTATTTTGTGCTCGTATTTTTGGTCCAGTCAAAGATTATGAATGTTTATGTGGAAAATATAAAAGATTAAAACATAGAGGGGTAATTTGTGAAAAATGTGGAGTAGAAGTAACGCAAAGTAAAGTAAGACGTGAACGTATGGGTCATATTGAATTATCATCTCCTACAGCTCATATTTGGTTTTTAAAATCCTTGCCATCAAGAATAGGATTACTATTAGATATGCCTTTAAGAGATATTGAAAGAGTATTATATTTTGAATCTTATGTAGTTATAGAAACAGGTATGACAAATCTTGAAAAATATCAAATTTTAACTGAAGAGCAATATTTAGATGCATTAGAAGAATTTGGAGATGAATTTCATGCAACTATGGGTGCAGAAGCAATTCAATTCTTATTGAAAGATATTAATTTAATACAAGTATGTAATACATTAAGATTAGAATTAAATGAAACTAATTCTGAAACAAAAAGAAAAAAATTAACAAAGCGAATTAAATTACTAGAATCGTTCATTCAGTCTCATAATAAACCTGAATGGATGATTTTAAATGTATTACCAGTACTACCTCCTGATCTAAGGCCGTTAGTACCATTAGATGGAGGGAGATTTGCTACATCAGATCTAAATGATTTATATCGCAGAGTTATTAATAGAAATAATCGTTTAAAACGTTTATTAGATTTATCAGCTCCAGATATTATTGTAAGAAATGAAAAAAGAATGTTACAAGAAGCAGTAGATGCATTATTGGATAATGGAAGAAGAGGAAGAGCAATTACTGGTTCTAATAAAAGACCTCTTAAATCATTGGCTGATATGATTAAAGGCAAGCAAGGAAGATTTCGACAAAATCTTCTTGGAAAACGTGTAGATTATTCTGGTCGTTCAGTAATCACTGTTGGTCCTTATTTGCATTTACATCAATGTGGATTACCTAAAAAAATGGCATTAGAGTTATTTAAGCCATTTATATATGGCAAATTAGAAGTACGAGGATTAGCAACTACTATTAAAGCAGCAAAAAAAATGGTAGAAAGAGAAGAATCAGTAGTATGGGACATTTTAGATGAAGTTATTCGTGAGCATCCAGTATTGTTAAATCGAGCACCTACTTTGCATAGATTAGGTATACAAGCGTTTGAACCAGTGTTAATAGAAGGAAAAGCTATTCAACTTCATCCTTTAGTATGTGCAGCTTATAATGCTGATTTTGACGGTGATCAAATGGCTGTACATGTTCCTCTTACTCTAGAGTCACAATTAGAATCTAGAGCATTAATGATGTCGACAAACAATATTTTATCTCCAGCTAATGGAGAACCAATTATTGTTCCATCTCAAGATGTTGTTTTAGGTTTATATTATATGACTCGAGAAAAAATTAACAGCAAAGGCGAAGGCATGTTGTTGAATAGTGCTAATGAAGCAGAGAAAGTATATCGTTTAGGAATTGCCGAATTACATGCTGCAGTTAAAGTAAGAATAGTAGAATATAAAAAAAATGAAAATCAAAGTTTTACTGCAATAAAAAAAATCGTTTCTACCACTATCGGACGAGCAATTTTATGGATGATTATTCCTAAGGGACTTCCTTTTAATATTATTAATCATACTTTAGGAAAAAAAGATATTTCTAAAATGCTTAACACTTGTTATCGGATTTTAGGTATTAAACCTACTGTATTTTTTGCAGATCAAATTATGTATACTGGTTTTGCTTATGCAGCTCGATCAGGTTCTTCGGTTGGTATTGATGATATGGTTATACCTGATAAAAAAGCAAATATTATTAATGAAGCAGAAATTGAAGTAGCAGAAATACAAGAACAATTTCAATCAGGTTTAGTTACAGCAGGTGAAAGATATAATAAAGTTATTGATATTTGGGCCGCAGCAAATGAACGTGTAGCAAAAGCTATGATGAAAAATTTATCTACAGAATCGGTAATAAATAAAACAGGTATTAGGCAAAAACAAACATCTTTTAACAGTATATTTATGATGGCAGATTCAGGAGCACGAGGTTCTGCTGCACAAATTCGTCAATTAGCTGGCATGAGAGGTTTAATGGCTAAACCTGATGGTTCTATTATTGAAACACCAATAACAGCTAATTTTCGAGAAGGCTTGAATGTATTACAATATTTTATTTCGACTCATGGAGCACGAAAAGGATTAGCAGATACTGCTTTAAAAACTGCTAATTCTGGATATTTAACACGTCGTTTAGTAGATGTTGCACAAGATTTAGTTATCACACAAGATGATTGTCAAACATATGAAGGCATTGTAATGACACCATTAATTGAAGGAGGAGACGTTAAAGAGCCTTTACGCGAAAGAGTATTAGGGAGAGTTACCGCAAATGACATTAATATTCCTAATACTAAAAATACTTTAATTAAACGAAATACATTACTTAATGAACAATTATGTGATTTGCTACAAAAAAACTCTATAGATACTGTTAAAGTTAGATCAGTGGTCAACTGTGATACTGATTTTGGTGTATGTGCTTATTGTTATGGTCGTGATTTAGCTCGTGGTAATTTAGTCAATAAAGGAGAGGCGATAGGAGTAATTGCAGCTCAATCTATCGGAGAACCTGGAACGCAATTAACTATGCGAACTTTTCATATTGGAGGAGCTGCATCAAGAGCAGCAGCAGAATCTAGTATTCAAGTTAGAACTCAGGGTATAATTCACTTGAATAATGCTAAATCTGTCAAAAACTCTGATGGAAAAATTATTATTACTTCAAGAAATGTTGCATTAAACATTATTGATCATTTTGGTCGAACTCAAGAAAGCTATAAAGTTCCTTATGGAGCCGTTATGGCCAAAGGAGATGGTGAAAAAGTACATTCAGGTGAAACTGTCGCAAAATGGGATCCACATACTATTCCAGTTATCACTGAAGTAAATGGTTTTGTGCGATTTATAGACATGATAGATGGGCAAAGTATTACAAGGCAAGCTGATGAATTAACAGGTTTATCTTCTATAGTTATATTAGATACAGCAGAAAGAATGTCAATTGGAAAAGATTTAAGACCAGCATTGAAGATTACTGATATTAGCGGTAATGATGTATTAATTTCAGGAACAGATATGCCTGCACAATACTTTTTACCTGGAAAAGCTATTGTACAACTTGAAGATGGTGTAAAAATTAGTTCTGGTGACACATTAGCAAGAGTACCACAAGAATCAGGAGGAACTAAAGATATTACTGGTGGTCTCCCAAGAGTAGCAGATTTATTTGAAGCTAGACGACCAAAAGAATCAGCAATTTTAGCAGAAATTAATGGTATTATATCTTTTGGAAAAGAAACTAAGGGAAAAAGAAGATTAATTATTACTCCTGTTAACGGAAATGATTCATATGAAGAAATGATTCCAAAATGGAGGCAATTAAATGTCTTTGAAGGAGAAAGAGTAGAAAAAGGAGATATTATATCTGATGGTCCAGAATCTCCACATGATATTTTAAGGCTAAGAGGCGTGGAAGCAGTTACAAAATATATTGTTAATGAAGTGCAAGAAGTATATCGACTTCAAGGTGTAAAGATTAATGATAAACATATTGAAGTTATAATTAGACAAATGTTAAGAAAAGCTACTATAGTGAAATCAGGAGATTCAATTTTTTTAGAAGGTGAACAAGTTGAGTTTTCTCGAATTAAAATTGCTAATCGTATTTTAGAAAAAAATAAAAAAATACCTGCAAGTTTTTTAAGAGATTTATTAGGAATTACAAAAGCATCACTTGCAACAGAATCATTTGTATCAGCCGCTTCTTTTCAAGAAACAACAAGAGTATTAACAGAATCTGCAGTAGCAGGGAAAAAAGACGAACTTAGAGGTTTAAAAGAAAATGTTATTGTAGGACGTTTAATTCCTGCAGGAACGGGATATGCATATCATACAGAACGCTTTAATCGTAGACAAAAAAAACATAACAATCCAATAGTTAGTAGTTCTCAATTTAATGCTGAAGAAGCTTCTGCTAGTCTTTCAGAATTATTAAATTCCACTCTTACAGAAAAATAA